A part of Prolixibacteraceae bacterium genomic DNA contains:
- a CDS encoding TonB-dependent receptor: MISLSKLEVGMDGTRNRFLSIKSLCLVLFALFVMNSSYSQAETKPSGLHVNAGMSYQLAYNGVTLEYVLGELQKTTSRHIIYSSEDVNPYKEVSVHCNSNDMEEVMGEVLKETKLGYEINSQQVLIFKETPKVTTSKSRLNTTQSDEVVIKGSVKDAKGNPIPGASVTTADESKGVITDFDGNYTFRVSKDDILHFSYVGYKPQTVPQEGRSLINIILQEDLMGLDEVVIVAYGVQKKSDLTGAVSSVSLDDVQKVAVSTPAESLQGRVSGVSVSRSSGAPGDSVNVRIRGVASFGNNKPLYIIDGVEGDINNVNPDDIASMEVLKDASSAAIYGSRAANGVVIITTKDGEAGKIKVNFTAYAGPQEVAKTLPLMTNSADWMKVNKAAYVNAGNSLPQWHQDDITDFANTDWQDEMYRRGLMQNYNLNFSGGHKDLNFMFSMGYFDQEGVVRDTDFEKLTARLKLNFTKGILKVVPNISITQSTSNDFNTSIYTINRITPMIPVYDKERMNGYGYSSYGGLAENNPVGLQEVIDAASKNTDINTNLMASLDLAKGLVLKMNTGYRNNFYNYKKHYPAYRLNVKEGAEFPYNEESTTYYSQLLLELMASYHYELDKHSFDVLGGVSRQKQFSRNHGVSVEGKDSNNDPIGFPNQNFDVISAGSGGTFSGWGTESTFTRASIFGRLNYNYDSKYLFQATIRRDGTSRFNEDERYGVFPSVSTGWNVHKESFFAPISDVVNNFKLRASWGKLGSDVNLQNYYYQGLMNVGKPYVFGGSLINGIYTNGLPVDKYVWEESEDWNVGFDFGLLKNLVYGSVNYFVSTRRDILVDQPLPVSSGLSSQKKNFGEIRNKGWEFELGARSSVGDFKWDVKATLSTVSNEVLQLGDGVNLQKGPDIGGKMPVVWTEVGESIGQFHTFKVDRLFQNESEIAQSAQKSAKPGDIKYVEAKEDKSLTYDDLHNTGSALPDFEYGLSVNMSYKGFDFNAFFNGREGNKIFNVARYYGENMLGNFNYWTTTLDHWTPTNRDTSMPRPNINDWSNSLISDRFIEDGSYFRLKSIQLGYTFNNEWLKKIKMDKLRVYVSGQNLFTITDYTGYDPEMVSQNVWNMGIDYGVYPSSKTYLLGLQVSF, encoded by the coding sequence ATGATTTCATTGTCTAAACTAGAGGTAGGCATGGATGGAACACGCAATCGTTTTTTATCCATCAAAAGTTTATGCTTGGTGTTATTTGCACTATTTGTAATGAATAGTAGTTACTCTCAAGCAGAAACGAAACCATCAGGATTGCATGTCAATGCTGGTATGTCATATCAATTGGCATATAATGGTGTCACCTTAGAGTATGTTCTGGGTGAACTACAAAAGACAACTTCTCGTCATATTATTTACTCTTCAGAGGATGTCAATCCTTATAAAGAAGTATCTGTTCATTGTAACAGTAACGATATGGAAGAGGTGATGGGAGAAGTTTTAAAAGAAACTAAGCTTGGATATGAAATTAATTCACAACAAGTTTTAATCTTCAAAGAAACACCTAAAGTTACGACTTCAAAAAGTAGATTGAATACAACACAGTCTGATGAGGTTGTGATTAAAGGTTCGGTTAAAGATGCAAAGGGTAATCCAATACCAGGAGCTTCAGTTACTACGGCTGATGAGTCAAAGGGAGTCATCACTGATTTTGATGGAAATTATACCTTTAGAGTTTCTAAAGATGATATCCTTCACTTTTCATATGTAGGTTACAAACCACAAACTGTACCACAAGAAGGCCGTTCTTTAATAAATATTATTCTACAGGAGGACCTGATGGGACTGGATGAGGTTGTCATAGTTGCTTATGGGGTACAAAAGAAATCAGACCTTACTGGTGCTGTATCTTCAGTTTCTTTAGATGATGTACAAAAAGTTGCTGTTTCAACTCCTGCAGAGTCCCTGCAAGGGCGTGTGTCAGGAGTTTCAGTGTCTAGAAGTAGTGGTGCTCCAGGAGATAGTGTAAATGTGAGGATACGTGGTGTTGCGTCATTTGGTAATAATAAGCCTCTGTATATCATTGATGGTGTGGAAGGTGATATTAATAATGTTAATCCAGATGATATCGCTTCTATGGAGGTGCTTAAGGATGCCTCTTCTGCTGCTATTTATGGTTCAAGAGCTGCCAATGGTGTTGTGATCATAACAACAAAAGATGGGGAAGCAGGAAAGATTAAAGTAAACTTTACGGCTTACGCTGGACCACAGGAGGTTGCTAAGACCCTTCCTTTGATGACAAATAGTGCAGACTGGATGAAAGTAAATAAGGCTGCATATGTTAATGCAGGAAATAGTTTACCTCAATGGCATCAAGACGATATAACAGACTTTGCCAATACTGATTGGCAAGATGAGATGTATCGTAGAGGATTGATGCAGAATTACAATTTAAATTTTAGTGGAGGACATAAGGATCTAAATTTTATGTTTTCGATGGGTTATTTTGACCAAGAAGGAGTTGTTAGAGATACAGACTTTGAAAAGCTTACAGCTCGTCTAAAGCTTAATTTTACAAAAGGGATTTTGAAAGTGGTTCCAAATATTTCTATAACACAGTCTACTTCTAACGATTTTAATACGAGTATATATACCATCAATCGAATTACTCCTATGATTCCTGTATATGATAAGGAGAGGATGAATGGTTATGGATATAGTAGTTATGGAGGATTAGCCGAGAATAACCCTGTTGGTTTGCAAGAGGTCATAGATGCTGCTAGTAAAAATACGGATATTAATACCAACTTGATGGCTTCATTGGATTTAGCGAAAGGCTTGGTATTAAAGATGAACACTGGATATCGAAACAATTTTTATAATTACAAAAAGCATTATCCTGCCTACAGGCTCAATGTGAAAGAGGGAGCAGAATTTCCATATAATGAAGAATCAACGACATATTATTCTCAGTTGCTTTTGGAATTAATGGCAAGTTATCATTATGAACTAGATAAACATTCTTTTGATGTTTTAGGAGGTGTTTCTCGACAGAAGCAATTCTCTAGGAATCATGGGGTGTCTGTCGAAGGAAAAGATTCGAATAATGATCCTATCGGATTCCCAAATCAAAACTTTGATGTAATTAGTGCAGGTTCAGGTGGAACATTTAGTGGTTGGGGTACGGAAAGTACTTTCACACGAGCATCTATTTTTGGTCGTTTGAATTATAATTACGATAGTAAATATCTTTTCCAAGCAACGATAAGAAGAGATGGTACTTCTCGTTTTAATGAGGATGAGCGTTATGGTGTCTTCCCTTCTGTTTCAACTGGATGGAATGTGCACAAAGAGAGTTTCTTTGCTCCGATTAGTGACGTTGTAAATAATTTCAAATTGAGAGCAAGCTGGGGTAAGCTTGGAAGTGATGTCAATCTACAAAATTACTATTATCAAGGCTTGATGAATGTTGGTAAACCTTATGTGTTTGGTGGCTCTCTTATCAATGGTATTTATACTAATGGCTTGCCTGTAGATAAATATGTGTGGGAAGAATCTGAAGATTGGAATGTCGGCTTTGACTTTGGTTTATTAAAGAATCTTGTTTATGGTTCGGTGAATTATTTTGTGAGTACAAGACGAGATATCTTGGTTGATCAACCATTGCCTGTTTCTAGTGGACTTAGCTCTCAAAAGAAGAATTTTGGGGAAATCCGCAATAAAGGATGGGAGTTTGAACTTGGCGCAAGAAGCTCTGTAGGTGATTTTAAGTGGGATGTTAAAGCGACTTTATCGACTGTTTCCAATGAAGTATTACAGTTGGGAGATGGTGTTAATTTACAAAAAGGACCCGACATTGGAGGTAAAATGCCTGTGGTTTGGACAGAGGTCGGAGAGTCTATCGGTCAGTTCCACACATTTAAGGTGGATCGACTGTTCCAAAATGAGTCTGAGATTGCTCAAAGTGCCCAGAAATCGGCTAAACCAGGTGATATAAAGTATGTGGAGGCGAAAGAAGATAAGAGTTTAACATATGATGACCTTCATAATACTGGTTCAGCGCTACCAGATTTTGAATATGGATTAAGTGTTAATATGTCGTATAAGGGGTTTGATTTTAATGCATTTTTTAATGGACGAGAAGGAAATAAGATTTTTAATGTTGCGAGATATTATGGAGAGAATATGTTAGGTAATTTTAATTACTGGACAACAACATTAGATCATTGGACACCTACCAATAGAGACACTTCGATGCCGAGACCTAATATTAATGATTGGAGCAATTCATTGATATCGGATCGTTTTATCGAGGATGGTTCATACTTCCGTTTAAAATCGATTCAGTTAGGATATACCTTTAACAATGAGTGGTTGAAGAAGATTAAGATGGATAAGCTTAGAGTCTATGTTAGTGGTCAAAACCTATTTACAATAACAGATTATACCGGATATGATCCAGAGATGGTATCACAAAATGTTTGGAATATGGGGATTGATTATGGGGTATATCCAAGTTCAAAAACCTACTTATTGGGTCTTCAAGTTAGTTTCTAA
- a CDS encoding FecR domain-containing protein, which yields MSKKKYYKLKSKSLLGTLTKEEEKELSLLEGQENSSLDLRLDALTAGGSASKRVERRVLNEIRKNESLGVKWWLTLAASVLLFVGMFKFVMHVNMIDSFETYANNTEIVKKIVLKDRSIVTLNKGAFLELRSDFSTERRVHLLGEAMFQVYHDGRRPFVVEGEYGQVEVLGTTFVVDNSDSMTMATLVEGSIAFDNNSSNKVVLKPNQQAVVDQDNKIRISEVKTSLSTSWVDGQIRFKEEDLSSVVQRIGKEKDVVITISDSLKSKRVSGVFEISDTVESMLYALTKVTKTNLKKDGSVYVIE from the coding sequence ATGAGTAAAAAAAAATATTACAAGTTAAAGTCGAAGTCCTTACTTGGGACATTAACAAAAGAAGAGGAAAAAGAGCTATCTCTTCTGGAAGGACAAGAGAATAGTTCCCTTGATCTTCGACTTGATGCATTAACTGCTGGTGGCAGTGCTTCAAAAAGAGTGGAGAGAAGGGTTTTAAATGAAATACGTAAAAACGAAAGTCTTGGTGTTAAATGGTGGCTTACTCTTGCTGCATCTGTATTGTTATTTGTGGGCATGTTTAAGTTTGTAATGCATGTAAATATGATAGACAGTTTTGAGACTTATGCTAATAACACTGAAATTGTAAAAAAGATTGTACTGAAAGATCGGTCCATTGTGACTTTAAATAAGGGAGCATTTCTTGAGTTAAGAAGTGATTTTTCCACGGAACGCCGTGTTCATCTTTTAGGAGAGGCTATGTTTCAAGTTTATCATGATGGTAGACGCCCTTTTGTTGTTGAGGGAGAATATGGTCAGGTAGAGGTGTTGGGAACCACTTTTGTCGTTGACAATAGTGATAGTATGACAATGGCCACTTTGGTTGAAGGTTCTATTGCATTTGATAATAATAGTTCAAATAAGGTTGTCCTTAAACCAAATCAGCAAGCTGTTGTCGATCAAGATAACAAGATTCGAATTTCAGAAGTGAAAACATCTCTGTCAACTTCTTGGGTGGATGGACAGATACGTTTTAAGGAAGAAGATTTGAGTTCTGTTGTGCAAAGAATAGGGAAGGAAAAAGATGTGGTGATCACCATTAGTGATTCATTGAAAAGCAAAAGAGTTTCAGGAGTATTTGAGATCTCTGATACTGTGGAAAGTATGCTTTATGCTTTAACCAAAGTTACAAAAACCAATTTAAAAAAGGATGGTAGTGTCTATGTAATAGAATAA
- a CDS encoding RNA polymerase sigma-70 factor, translating into MNKQNDIDSITLGCLALGSEGALRKIIKRYNDDLMRYAFSLLKDREMAEEVVSEVFISFWSNRKRMKDIIHLKRYLVVSVRNKSLSELSKKRILTSSEENNEMYQLYSDHRSIEDDWISKEFYEFVMQKIDFLPQRCKEVLVMAKINGLKQYEIAEILSISPKTVENTLARALKKLHESVGI; encoded by the coding sequence ATGAATAAACAAAATGATATTGACTCCATTACATTGGGGTGTTTAGCACTAGGTTCTGAGGGTGCTTTACGAAAAATAATAAAAAGATATAATGATGATTTGATGCGATATGCTTTTTCTCTATTGAAGGATCGAGAGATGGCAGAGGAGGTAGTAAGTGAAGTTTTTATTAGTTTTTGGTCCAATCGAAAAAGGATGAAAGACATTATCCATCTCAAGAGATATTTAGTGGTCTCTGTAAGAAACAAATCTTTATCAGAATTGTCAAAGAAACGAATATTAACCTCTTCTGAAGAAAATAATGAAATGTATCAACTGTATAGTGATCATCGTTCTATTGAAGATGATTGGATCTCCAAAGAGTTTTATGAGTTTGTGATGCAGAAAATTGATTTTCTTCCACAGCGTTGCAAGGAAGTTTTAGTTATGGCAAAAATTAATGGGTTGAAACAATATGAAATTGCGGAGATATTGTCAATTTCTCCTAAGACAGTTGAAAATACATTGGCTAGAGCATTAAAAAAGCTTCATGAATCGGTTGGTATTTAG
- a CDS encoding TetR/AcrR family transcriptional regulator, translated as MQTKKHDLRVKIIETSRNEFFEKGFKNSSMRSISQKSNVGLSNIYNYFANKDEILSEILTPLLTELTLLLENHNEPNHIDIDVFYSTHFKDESSKLYLRLVTKYKQELKLLLFQSHGSTYENFRDDFVRLQGKIGKSYMDKMKEKYPEINIAVSSFFLHNICSWFVNILGEIVTHDLTEKEILQFFHDYVEYSTAGWKQLMKVGNSKLISK; from the coding sequence ATGCAAACAAAAAAACACGATTTACGAGTAAAGATCATCGAAACTTCAAGAAACGAATTCTTTGAGAAAGGATTTAAGAATAGCTCAATGAGATCTATATCACAAAAATCAAATGTAGGACTTAGTAATATCTATAACTACTTTGCAAATAAAGATGAGATTCTCTCCGAAATCCTGACTCCATTACTCACGGAACTCACCCTCCTTTTAGAAAATCATAATGAACCCAACCATATTGATATTGACGTGTTCTACTCAACCCATTTTAAAGATGAAAGTTCAAAACTGTATTTAAGACTTGTAACCAAATACAAGCAGGAATTAAAGCTTTTGTTGTTTCAATCCCATGGATCTACCTACGAAAATTTTAGAGACGATTTTGTTCGCCTCCAAGGGAAGATTGGTAAATCCTATATGGATAAAATGAAAGAAAAATATCCTGAAATTAATATTGCAGTATCCTCGTTCTTTCTTCATAATATATGCTCGTGGTTTGTCAATATTCTGGGTGAAATTGTTACCCACGATTTAACTGAAAAAGAGATACTACAATTTTTTCACGATTATGTGGAATATTCAACTGCTGGATGGAAGCAATTAATGAAAGTTGGCAATTCAAAATTAATTTCAAAATAA
- a CDS encoding ABC transporter ATP-binding protein/permease — translation MNILSRLQKYMPHRRLLIPSAIAISALSTIATLTPFLIIWIIVKELLQKGELSNIRLAAMALGIAVLGALLYFVALSLSHLAAFRTECCIRKRAMNKIIRMPLGFFDKYTSGEIRKTIDDNASITHTFLAHQLPDLAGTIIMPLTIITFSCIVDWRMGVVCIIPLITSVYTMKIMMGKEGQQMMQRYMTHLEKMNTESIEYIRGIPVVKTFQQTVYSFKNFYQSIMNYKEMVISYTRWCKKPMSLYLVLINSFAFLFIPLGVGLITYLHEDVVMTMTNIMLLILITPIFAHVIMRSMYLSQSISQATEALDRIDNMVDYNEIDYGTKSIKDEPLTITFKNIHFQYPNSDHLTLKGISFHVQEGQHIALVGPSGSGKTTIARLIPRFWEPTNGTIYIGSIPISDLSKDDLMGNISFVFQNTKLFKKSIRDNITFGQRDKTDDEINIALEQAQCKDIIDKMPQGLDTMIGTQGVYLSGGEQQRICLARAILKNAPIVVLDEATAFADPENEHLIHQALQTLTRGKTVITIAHRLSNVIHADQILLIKDGIITEHGTHKQLLSTKGHYSQMWEEYQRSTQWAL, via the coding sequence ATGAACATACTATCTAGACTACAGAAGTATATGCCACATAGGCGTCTACTTATTCCTAGTGCGATCGCTATTTCTGCCCTCAGCACAATTGCTACACTTACCCCATTCCTTATTATTTGGATTATAGTGAAAGAACTTCTCCAAAAGGGAGAGTTATCAAACATTCGTCTTGCAGCCATGGCATTAGGTATAGCCGTTTTAGGTGCACTTTTATATTTTGTTGCACTTTCTCTTTCCCACCTAGCGGCATTTAGAACAGAGTGTTGTATTCGAAAGCGTGCGATGAACAAGATCATTCGTATGCCACTTGGCTTCTTCGACAAATATACAAGCGGAGAAATCAGAAAGACCATTGACGATAATGCGTCCATCACCCACACATTTCTAGCTCATCAACTTCCTGATTTGGCTGGAACCATCATTATGCCCCTAACAATCATCACCTTTTCTTGTATCGTAGATTGGAGAATGGGGGTTGTCTGTATAATTCCATTAATCACCTCCGTGTATACCATGAAAATCATGATGGGAAAGGAAGGTCAGCAGATGATGCAACGTTATATGACCCACCTTGAAAAAATGAATACTGAATCCATCGAGTATATTCGAGGAATCCCCGTTGTAAAAACCTTTCAACAGACCGTTTACTCATTCAAAAACTTCTATCAAAGCATTATGAACTATAAAGAGATGGTCATTTCTTATACACGCTGGTGCAAAAAACCCATGTCTCTTTATTTAGTGCTTATTAACTCTTTTGCATTCCTTTTTATCCCTCTTGGAGTAGGCCTGATTACATACCTTCACGAAGACGTGGTGATGACCATGACGAATATTATGCTTCTCATATTAATTACCCCTATTTTCGCTCATGTTATTATGCGTAGTATGTATCTATCCCAATCAATTAGCCAAGCAACAGAAGCATTAGATCGCATAGATAATATGGTCGATTACAATGAGATTGATTATGGGACAAAATCAATCAAAGATGAGCCTCTAACCATCACATTCAAAAACATTCATTTTCAATACCCGAACAGCGATCATCTCACATTAAAAGGAATCTCATTTCATGTACAAGAAGGGCAACATATAGCTTTGGTTGGACCTTCAGGAAGTGGCAAAACAACCATTGCTCGTCTTATCCCTCGTTTTTGGGAACCAACAAATGGAACAATCTATATTGGTTCCATTCCAATATCAGACTTGAGTAAAGATGACCTAATGGGAAATATTTCCTTTGTTTTCCAAAACACCAAATTATTTAAGAAAAGTATAAGAGACAATATCACTTTTGGACAAAGAGATAAAACAGACGATGAAATTAATATCGCTCTAGAACAAGCTCAATGTAAAGATATTATAGATAAAATGCCTCAAGGTCTAGACACCATGATTGGAACCCAAGGCGTATATCTATCTGGCGGAGAACAACAACGAATTTGTCTCGCTAGAGCCATTCTTAAAAATGCTCCTATTGTTGTACTAGATGAGGCAACTGCTTTTGCCGATCCAGAAAATGAACACCTAATCCACCAAGCCTTACAAACGTTAACCCGAGGAAAAACGGTGATCACTATTGCTCATCGCCTTTCGAATGTGATTCATGCAGATCAGATTTTACTTATAAAGGATGGCATCATCACAGAACACGGGACCCACAAACAACTATTATCGACAAAAGGACATTACAGCCAAATGTGGGAAGAGTATCAACGATCAACACAATGGGCACTTTAA
- a CDS encoding ABC transporter ATP-binding protein/permease, whose translation MRQYFQKRFELSDKGTDDFIKGICWSTLQNITLMLPMVFLFLFIDQYFPMKHLSYFTSPWTLSTFIMVGVMMMGLIYMVALFQYDSVYTKVYNESANRRIRLAEKLRKLPISFFSRKDLSELSTRFMTDATDLEHIFSHAVPQLFASIISIGLAFIGLFTLDWRMTLSLFWVLPTAFIVIYLSKKQMSKGNIALHNQRAVVTEKIQEGIELIQEVKTYQQESQYDNEFERQVDEYENKLIHGELFNGACVNGSQAILKLGLPSVILTGAFLLNNGDLSIFNYLIFLTLGTQIYTPIHEVFNNFAVLLFLDVRIHRLKEIHQLKSQEGNEQLQTSNYDIQFKDVSFRYDKGDNVLSKVSFTAKQGQVTALIGPSGGGKTTTVKLAARFWDHQNGTITLGGTNIQNIDPEKLLEHYAIVFQDVVLFNTSIMDNIRLGKKNATDNEVIEAAKLAQCHDFISELPQQYRTVISENGDSLSGGERQRISIARALLKDAPIILLDEATASLDVENESKVQKALSELVKNKTVLIIAHKMRTIANAHHVAVLNKGSVIEQGTPKQLLNNKGYFYRMSKEQHLSEAIPS comes from the coding sequence ATGAGACAATATTTTCAAAAACGATTTGAGCTATCAGATAAAGGAACAGATGATTTTATAAAAGGAATATGCTGGTCTACACTACAGAACATCACCTTGATGTTGCCAATGGTGTTTCTATTTCTGTTTATAGACCAATATTTCCCAATGAAACACCTATCCTATTTTACATCCCCTTGGACACTCTCCACTTTTATCATGGTTGGTGTAATGATGATGGGACTTATCTATATGGTGGCATTATTCCAATACGATAGCGTATATACAAAAGTTTATAATGAGAGTGCCAACCGAAGAATTAGATTAGCAGAGAAACTACGTAAGCTGCCTATTTCTTTCTTCTCTCGTAAAGACTTATCTGAATTGAGCACAAGATTTATGACAGATGCCACAGACCTAGAACATATCTTTTCGCATGCAGTACCTCAACTATTTGCGTCCATTATCTCTATTGGGCTAGCATTTATAGGGTTGTTTACCCTTGATTGGAGAATGACTCTTTCTCTATTTTGGGTTCTTCCAACAGCTTTCATCGTCATTTATTTGTCAAAAAAACAAATGTCCAAAGGGAATATCGCACTGCATAACCAAAGAGCTGTTGTAACAGAAAAAATACAAGAAGGGATAGAACTAATCCAAGAGGTCAAAACCTATCAGCAAGAAAGTCAATACGACAATGAGTTTGAGAGGCAAGTGGATGAATATGAAAACAAATTAATTCATGGCGAACTATTTAATGGAGCATGTGTAAATGGTTCGCAAGCCATCTTAAAGCTTGGCCTTCCGTCGGTGATACTTACAGGTGCATTTCTTTTAAACAATGGAGACCTATCCATATTCAATTACCTCATATTCTTAACCCTAGGAACTCAAATATACACTCCTATACATGAAGTCTTTAACAACTTTGCAGTACTGCTTTTTCTTGATGTTCGAATTCATCGTCTAAAAGAGATTCATCAACTAAAATCACAAGAAGGCAACGAACAGTTACAAACATCCAATTATGACATCCAATTTAAAGATGTATCGTTTCGATATGATAAAGGAGACAACGTACTTTCGAAAGTTTCATTTACGGCTAAACAAGGACAGGTCACAGCATTAATCGGTCCTTCTGGAGGAGGCAAGACGACGACGGTAAAATTAGCTGCACGTTTTTGGGATCACCAAAATGGAACCATTACTCTTGGTGGCACCAATATTCAAAATATTGATCCTGAAAAACTCCTTGAACATTATGCCATTGTTTTTCAAGATGTGGTTCTTTTTAATACATCTATTATGGATAACATCCGATTAGGGAAGAAAAATGCTACGGATAACGAGGTAATAGAAGCAGCCAAATTAGCCCAATGCCACGATTTCATCAGCGAACTTCCACAACAATACAGAACCGTAATTAGCGAGAATGGCGATTCCTTATCAGGTGGTGAGAGGCAACGAATATCTATTGCTCGGGCACTATTAAAAGATGCACCGATTATTCTTTTGGACGAGGCCACAGCATCTTTGGATGTAGAAAATGAGTCGAAAGTACAAAAGGCACTTTCTGAATTGGTGAAAAACAAGACCGTTCTAATTATCGCACATAAAATGAGAACAATTGCAAATGCACATCATGTAGCAGTGCTTAACAAAGGAAGCGTAATAGAACAAGGCACTCCGAAACAGCTCCTAAACAATAAGGGGTACTTTTATCGAATGTCCAAAGAACAACATCTTTCAGAGGCAATACCCTCATAG
- a CDS encoding NAD(P)H-dependent oxidoreductase yields MNIIDHLEWRYATKAFDPKKTVSKENMDTLKRALQLTPTSLGLQTFHFHIIEDNTLKEHLLPYSFNQQQVTQASHLIVLSYYPEVKEKHVDEIIEIKSTLESLPKEVLSQFKEFVMGYIQRMDKESMAIWSAKQTYIAMGVLLTACAELNIDACPMEGFDANGYNEILNLTEKGLHASLVIPVGYRAEDDKYQHMKKVRRSLQDISTEL; encoded by the coding sequence ATGAATATAATTGATCACCTAGAGTGGAGATATGCAACAAAAGCATTTGATCCTAAAAAAACAGTTTCTAAAGAGAATATGGACACACTAAAACGTGCCCTTCAATTAACTCCAACTTCATTAGGATTACAAACTTTTCATTTCCATATCATTGAAGATAATACGCTAAAAGAGCATCTTCTGCCTTACAGTTTTAATCAACAACAAGTTACACAAGCCTCCCATCTTATTGTACTTAGCTATTATCCTGAAGTAAAGGAGAAACATGTTGATGAAATAATTGAGATTAAATCAACTTTAGAGTCACTTCCCAAAGAAGTTCTTTCTCAGTTTAAAGAGTTTGTTATGGGATATATTCAAAGAATGGACAAAGAATCGATGGCAATTTGGAGTGCCAAACAGACCTATATTGCAATGGGGGTTCTTCTAACAGCATGTGCGGAGCTAAATATCGATGCTTGTCCAATGGAAGGATTTGATGCCAATGGCTATAATGAGATCCTTAATCTTACAGAGAAAGGACTTCATGCATCTCTTGTAATCCCTGTCGGATATCGTGCTGAAGACGACAAATACCAACATATGAAGAAAGTACGTCGAAGTCTTCAAGATATCTCAACAGAGTTATAG
- a CDS encoding DUF2293 domain-containing protein translates to MELDVVMSTGEKLLDKQGQEVSVPPQWVFLPAGDAGVTRAITKHKNYIRVKVLRGRRAISKGIWAPEALILEAKQRMEAMRSSESYQKQNLQRGIRRDQKQEVFKGALESAIKDKLSFHLCYKELEFKLAKAIADHSAPIGSGTVARSSRLTMEQKAERAINGWVRHHLTPYDQLKIARVKGARSMARKIMIEKGNEVLDIYRIGQERPSPCPIQKSLESIMSN, encoded by the coding sequence ATGGAACTAGATGTAGTCATGTCTACAGGTGAGAAGTTGCTTGACAAGCAAGGACAAGAAGTATCAGTCCCACCACAATGGGTGTTTTTGCCTGCAGGCGATGCGGGTGTAACGCGTGCTATCACCAAACATAAGAACTATATAAGAGTAAAAGTATTGCGAGGTAGACGAGCAATATCTAAAGGAATTTGGGCTCCTGAAGCATTAATTCTTGAGGCAAAACAACGAATGGAGGCAATGCGTTCTAGTGAGAGTTATCAGAAACAGAATCTTCAAAGAGGAATTCGTCGCGATCAAAAACAAGAAGTTTTTAAAGGTGCATTAGAAAGTGCAATAAAAGATAAATTGTCGTTTCATTTATGCTATAAAGAGTTGGAATTCAAGTTGGCAAAAGCCATTGCAGATCATTCTGCTCCTATAGGAAGTGGGACAGTGGCTCGTTCATCTAGGCTGACAATGGAACAAAAAGCAGAGAGAGCGATCAATGGCTGGGTACGTCATCATTTAACTCCTTATGACCAATTAAAAATAGCAAGAGTGAAAGGAGCAAGAAGCATGGCACGTAAGATAATGATTGAAAAAGGGAATGAAGTATTGGACATATATAGAATAGGACAAGAGAGACCTTCCCCTTGTCCTATTCAAAAATCGTTAGAGAGCATTATGTCTAACTAG